One part of the Candidatus Bathyarchaeota archaeon genome encodes these proteins:
- a CDS encoding DUF1611 domain-containing protein produces MAQKAIVYCEREYLNANGKTAHGLVRYTTRYQIAGVVDSTVPSSGDAGEILDGKARGIPLYHSLEEACEKTKPDTFIVGAVSEGGVLPFGYDKAVDYALEHHLNVVSGLHQFISDDPRFAMVAQRNSCQITDVRKIFRDHKRFYTGEISKVGATRIATLGTDSAIGKRTTAVMLVNELRRRGRRADMIFTGQTGWMQGWPHGAIIDAMINDFVSGGIEGAIIDSWRDEAPEFVLIEGQGSLLHPFFPGGFEIMAAGQIHGFTMQDAPGRPYLDGFPGYPMPDTRRVVKLATLLSGKPLVGISINHEHMTQEQVQAAKVDMHKKFHVPVEDPIFDGVAKLADAIEMLRDGEA; encoded by the coding sequence ATGGCACAAAAAGCAATAGTGTACTGTGAACGAGAGTACCTAAACGCGAACGGAAAAACAGCCCACGGCTTGGTCCGTTACACCACCCGCTACCAAATCGCAGGGGTAGTGGACTCCACCGTGCCCTCTTCTGGCGACGCAGGGGAAATCTTGGACGGCAAAGCAAGAGGCATCCCCCTTTATCATAGCCTTGAGGAAGCCTGCGAAAAAACCAAACCCGACACCTTCATCGTCGGCGCAGTCTCCGAAGGCGGCGTTTTACCCTTCGGCTACGATAAAGCAGTCGACTACGCGCTGGAGCATCACCTCAACGTGGTGTCGGGGCTGCATCAATTCATCTCCGACGACCCCCGCTTCGCCATGGTTGCCCAGAGAAACAGCTGCCAAATCACCGATGTCCGAAAAATCTTCCGTGACCACAAACGCTTCTACACAGGCGAAATCAGCAAGGTAGGCGCAACCCGCATCGCCACGCTAGGCACAGACAGCGCCATCGGCAAACGCACCACCGCCGTGATGCTGGTTAACGAACTGCGCAGGCGCGGACGCAGAGCCGACATGATATTCACGGGGCAAACCGGCTGGATGCAGGGTTGGCCGCACGGCGCCATCATCGACGCCATGATTAACGATTTCGTGTCAGGCGGCATAGAGGGCGCCATCATAGATTCCTGGCGCGACGAAGCCCCCGAATTCGTACTCATCGAGGGACAAGGCAGCCTGCTGCATCCATTCTTCCCCGGCGGCTTTGAAATCATGGCGGCTGGGCAAATCCACGGCTTCACCATGCAGGATGCGCCTGGGCGACCCTACCTCGACGGGTTCCCCGGCTACCCCATGCCTGACACCCGCCGCGTCGTCAAACTCGCCACGCTCCTATCCGGCAAACCCTTGGTGGGCATCAGCATCAACCATGAGCATATGACTCAGGAGCAGGTGCAAGCCGCCAAAGTTGACATGCACAAGAAATTCCATGTGCCCGTCGAAGACCCCATTTTTGACGGTGTTGCAAAGCTTGCGGATGCGATTGAGATGCTGCGTGACGGTGAAGCTTAA